From a single Leishmania infantum JPCM5 genome chromosome 36 genomic region:
- the GCVT1 gene encoding putative glycine synthase produces the protein MSASLKKTALHSFHLAQQAKMDAFAGYHMPISYGRFGVLKEHLYTRQVAGIFDVSHMGQYEVRGADREKFMEHVTPVDLQRTRAGQGALTMLTNAQGGIKDDCIVTRMADHLFLVLNAGCKEKDVAHMERVLREGAMKGADVQLVPLDRSLIALQGPQAAAILSEFMDDVPDMGFMQCRQRVSIKGMEVQVTRCGYTGEDGFEMSVSNTDIVAFVELLMSRKAEMIGLGARDSLRLEAGLNLYGHELTEDINPVAARFMWAISKRRMAEGGFIGYEPIKYFRDNASKGAVPRLRVGLVSTGPVAREKTVIEVGGKPVGEVTSGCPSPCLKKNIAIGYLDRKLAKDGAKVDLVVRGRRVAAEVVTPRFVPTRYYRKLQ, from the coding sequence ATGAGCGCCTCCCTCAAGAAGACGGCACTCCACAGCTTCCATCTCGCTCAGCAAGCGAAGATGGATGCATTCGCGGGCTATCACATGCCCATTTCCTATGGCAGGTTTGGTGTGCTGAAGGAGCACTTGTACACTCGCCAGGTCGCCGGCATATTTGACGTATCGCACATGGGTCAGTATGAGGTTCGCGGCGCGGACCGTGAGAAGTTCATGGAGCACGTCACCCCGGTGGACCTCCAGCGCACCCGGGCCGGACAAGGGGCGCTGACTATGCTGACGAACGCGCAAGGAGGCATCAAAGACGACTGCATCGTGACGAGGATGGCCGACCATCTGTTCCTTGTGCTGAACGCTGGGTGTAAGGAGAAGGATGTGGCGCACATGgagcgtgtgctgcgtgagGGCGCGATGAAGGGTGCGGATGTGCAGCTTGTGCCGCTGGATCGCTCGCTTATCGCGCTGCAGGGCCCGCAGGCCGCCGCGATCCTCTCCGAGTTCATGGATGACGTGCCGGACATGGGCTTCATGCAGTGCCGCCAGAGGGTGAGCATCAAGGGCATGGAGGTGCAGGTGACGCGGTGCGGCTACACGGGCGAGGACGGCTTCGAAATGTCTGTGTCGAACACGGACATTGTAGCATTTGTGGAGCTCCTCATGTCGAGGAAGGCGGAAATGATCGGCCTGGGTGCTCGCGACAGCCTTCGTCTGGAGGCGGGGTTGAACCTGTACGGTCACGAGCTGACCGAGGATATCAACCCTGTGGCGGCTCGCTTCATGTGGGCGATTTCGAAGCGCCGAATGGCGGAGGGCGGCTTCATTGGCTACGAGCCGATTAAGTACTTCCGGGACAACGCTAGCAAGggcgctgtgccgcggctgcgagtGGGCCTCGTTTCCACTGGTCCGGTTGCTCGTGAGAAGACTGTCATCGAGGTGGGTGGGAAGCCGGTGGGCGAGGTGACCAGTGGCTGTCCGTCTCCGTGCTTGAAAAAGAACATCGCCATCGGCTACCTCGACCGTAAGCTGGCCAAGGATGGCGCGAAGGTGGACCTGGTTGTGCGGGGCCGCCGCGTGGCTGCTGAGGTGGTCACTCCGCGATTCGTGCCTACCCGGTACTACCGCAAGCTCCAGTAA
- a CDS encoding putative 40S ribosomal protein S27-1 has product MGFFDADLSYPTVRTERMKHKRRRLVQGPNSYFMDVSCPRCRQVTVVYSHATTSVECKGCSKKLCRPTGGKALLVEGCGYRRKPDH; this is encoded by the coding sequence ATGGGCTTCTTTGACGCTGACCTCAGCTACCCCACTGTGCGCACGGAGCGCATGAAGCAcaagcgccgtcgccttgtGCAGGGCCCGAACTCGTACTTCATGGACGTGAGCTGCCCGCGTTGCCGCCAGGTGACTGTGGTGTACAGCCACGCCACCACGTCGGTGGAGTGCAAGGGCTGCTCCAAGAAGCTCTGCCGCCCCACTGGTGGTAAGGCGCTGCTCGTGGAGGGCTGCGGGTACCGCCGCAAGCCAGACCACTAA
- a CDS encoding putative basic transcription factor 3a: protein MPITQEQLKRRAEMVRTGGKGSMRRTTKAHHKSTGDDKKVQVTLRRLGVTPFSDIDEAVFYRQDGSAYYFSKPKVQASMQTQCFVVSGDYDVKSADEVDAKKD from the coding sequence ATGCCGATTACGCAGGAACAACTgaagcgccgcgccgagATGGTGCGCACCGGTGGCAAGGGCTCCATGCGCCGCACCACCAAGGCCCACCACAAGAGCACTGGCGATGACAAGAAGGTTCAGGTCACCCTCCGCCGCCTGGGCGTCACCCCCTTCAGCGATATCGACGAGGCCGTGTTCTACCGCCAGGACGGCAGCGCCTACTACTTCTCCAAGCCGAAGGTGCAGGCCTCCATGCAGACGCAGTGCTTCGTGGTGTCGGGTGACTACGATGTAAAGTCCGCCGATGAGGTGGATGCCAAGAAGGACTAA
- the RPL10a gene encoding putative 60S ribosomal protein L10a has product MSKIAPQTLVEAIQAVLKVDKERKFKESVDLQVNLKNYDPQKDKRFSGSLKLPNVCRPRMTVCLLCDLVHEDIAKKEGVPTMNQEDLKKLNKNKKLVKKMCNQYDAFLCSESIIKTVPRLVGPHMHRMGKFPTVCSPSESLTDKIVELRSTVKFQLKKVLCLGTCVGHMEMSEEQLRQNVTMAINFLVSLLKKNWQNLKSAYIKSTMGKPQRIY; this is encoded by the coding sequence ATGTCCAAGATCGCCCCGCAAACCCTGGTGGAGGCCATCCAGGCCGTCCTGAAGGTGGACAAGGAGCGCAAGTTCAAGGAGAGCGTCGATCTGCAGGTCAACCTGAAGAACTACGACCCCCAGAAAGACAAGCGTTTCTCTGGTTCCCTGAAGCTGCCGAATGTGTGCCGCCCGCGCATGACGGTGTGCCTGCTGTGCGACCTCGTGCACGAGGACATCGCCAAGAAGGAAGGTGTGCCGACCATGAACCAGGAGGATCTGAAGAAGCTCAACAAGAACAAGAAGCTGGTGAAGAAGATGTGCAACCAGTACGACGCCTTCCTGTGCTCTGAGTCGATCATCAAGACTGTGCCGCGTCTGGTGGGCCCGCACATGCACCGTATGGGCAAGTTCCCGACGGTGTGCTCGCCCAGCGAGTCGCTCACAGACAAGATCGTGGAGCTACGCTCGACCGTGAAGTTCCAGCTAAAGAAGGTGCTGTGCCTCGGCACCTGCGTCGGCCACATGGAGATgagcgaggagcagctccgccagaACGTCACGATGGCGATCAACTTCctcgtgtcgctgctgaagaaGAACTGGCAGAACCTGAAGTCGGCGTACATCAAGTCGACGATGGGCAAGCCGCAGCGCATCTACTAG
- a CDS encoding putative 60S ribosomal protein L34 → MSCPRVQYRRRMHYATRGNRMKMVRTPGNKLVMQKRAKRSQGIHTPWVLGHKRLGGTKALRHIDARLASRHEKSVSRAYGGVLSHDQVRDRVVRAFLVEEQRIVKQALKEHSKMKLSHKRTANKKKSKQSKKEAIAKKISTKTVSKKKAPAKKATTTRQPVGSKLVKK, encoded by the coding sequence ATGTCCTGCCCTCGCGTTCAGTACCGCCGTCGCATGCACTATGCCACTCGTGGCAACCGCATGAAGATGGTCCGCACCCCGGGCAACAAGCTTGTGATGCAGAAGCGCGCGAAGCGCTCGCAGGGTATCCACACCCCGTGGGTGCTCGGTCACAAGCGCCTTGGCGGCACcaaggcgctgcgccacatcgaCGCTCGCCTCGCCTCCCGCCACGAGAAGAGCGTGTCCCGCGCGTACGGTGGTGTGCTGAGCCACGATCAGGTCCGCGACCGCGTCGTGCGCGCCTTCctcgtggaggagcagcgcatcgtcAAGCAGGCGCTCAAGGAGCACAGCAAGATGAAGCTCTCGCATAAGCGCACTGCGAAtaagaagaagagcaagcAGTCGAAGAAGGAGGCCATCGCCAAGAAGATCTCCACCAAGACGGTTTCCAAGAAGAAGGCGCCGGCGAAGAAAGCCACCACGACGCGCCAGCCGGTCGGCTCTAAGCTGGTGAAGAAGTAA